One Planctomycetia bacterium genomic region harbors:
- the pgsC gene encoding poly-gamma-glutamate biosynthesis protein PgsC, whose translation MDTVSLAIGLGLVVSLLFSELFGLAAGGMVVPGYIALRLGSPVDVALTLAAAFATYLIVHALSTITIVYGKRRTVLMVLVGYLVGIFVSRVSFGALEVEPLLGGAEFAVIGHIIPGLIAIWIDRQGLLETLSTLLTASAVVRLSLILALGTELAL comes from the coding sequence ATGGACACGGTGTCACTCGCGATCGGTCTCGGGCTGGTCGTTAGTTTGTTGTTTTCCGAACTGTTCGGGCTCGCCGCCGGCGGCATGGTGGTGCCGGGCTATATCGCTTTGCGCCTCGGCTCGCCCGTCGACGTTGCGTTGACGCTGGCCGCGGCGTTTGCCACGTATCTGATCGTCCATGCGCTGTCCACGATCACGATCGTGTATGGCAAGCGGCGCACCGTGCTGATGGTGCTGGTCGGCTACCTGGTTGGCATCTTCGTGAGCCGCGTATCGTTTGGCGCACTGGAAGTGGAACCGCTGTTGGGCGGCGCGGAATTCGCGGTGATCGGACACATCATTCCTGGCTTGATTGCCATCTGGATCGATCGGCAAGGGTTGCTGGAAACGCTAAGTACGCTGCTGACCGCATCCGCCGTAGTGCGTTTGTCGCTGATCTTGGCGCTCGGCACGGAGTTGGCGCTATGA